A genome region from Ottowia testudinis includes the following:
- a CDS encoding homocysteine S-methyltransferase family protein, whose product MTPPTYTRAAQLPDILRQRLVILDGAMGTMIQRFKLTEAQYRGERFKDFPKDVKGNNELLSLTRPDVISAIHEQYLAAGADLIETNTFGATSIAQADYDMQDLAREMNVQSARLARAACDKYSTPDHPRFVAGALGPTPKTASISPDVNDPGARNVTFEQLRAAYLEQTLALMEGGADVLLVETIFDTLNAKAALFAIDEAFEHTGERLPIMISGTVTDASGRVLSSQTVTAFWYSVRHAQPLSVGLNCALGAALMRPYIQELNRAAPDTFISCYPNAGLPNPMSDTGFDETPDVTSRLVHEFAAEGLVNIVGGCCGTTPDHIGAIARAVGPLAPRGVQAAGFYREAA is encoded by the coding sequence ATGACACCGCCCACCTACACCCGCGCCGCCCAACTGCCCGACATCCTGCGCCAGCGCCTGGTCATTCTGGATGGCGCCATGGGCACCATGATCCAGCGCTTCAAGCTGACCGAGGCGCAGTACCGGGGCGAGCGCTTCAAGGACTTTCCCAAGGACGTGAAGGGCAACAACGAGCTGCTGTCGCTGACGCGGCCCGACGTGATCAGCGCCATTCACGAGCAGTACTTGGCCGCCGGCGCCGACCTGATCGAGACCAACACCTTCGGCGCCACCAGCATCGCACAGGCCGATTACGACATGCAGGATCTGGCGCGCGAGATGAACGTGCAATCGGCCCGGCTGGCGCGCGCGGCGTGCGACAAATATTCGACGCCCGATCACCCGCGCTTTGTCGCCGGCGCTTTGGGCCCCACGCCCAAGACGGCCAGCATCAGCCCCGACGTGAACGACCCCGGCGCGCGCAACGTCACCTTCGAGCAGCTGCGCGCCGCGTATCTGGAGCAGACGCTGGCCCTGATGGAAGGCGGCGCCGATGTGCTGCTGGTCGAGACCATCTTCGACACGCTCAACGCCAAGGCGGCGCTGTTCGCCATCGACGAAGCGTTCGAGCACACCGGCGAGCGCCTGCCCATCATGATCAGCGGCACCGTGACCGACGCCTCGGGCCGCGTGTTGAGCAGCCAGACCGTCACCGCTTTCTGGTACAGCGTGCGCCACGCGCAGCCGCTGTCGGTGGGGCTCAACTGCGCTTTAGGCGCCGCGCTGATGCGCCCCTACATCCAGGAGCTGAACCGCGCCGCGCCCGACACCTTCATCAGCTGCTACCCCAACGCCGGCCTGCCCAACCCGATGAGCGACACCGGCTTTGACGAAACGCCCGACGTGACCAGCCGCTTGGTGCATGAGTTTGCCGCCGAAGGGCTGGTCAACATTGTCGGCGGCTGCTGCGGCACCACGCCCGACCACATCGGCGCCATCGCCCGCGCCGTGGGGCCGCTGGCGCCGCGCGGGGTGCAGGCGGCGGGGTTTTACCGCGAAGCCGCCTAG
- a CDS encoding phospholipase A: MTSPIRFHLSAFSVAVLALAAPVAAGAQAITAADAAKRVESAAAWQQCTTKPDGERLACFDAWAREQRELLSAIEDKARSVQASPTARNTAPSAQAAAVRSEVAAALATTQPDAAPGTTPSGSAGIIGVGLEQGCRDRQFSEMSRFWELESGSSCPTFGLRAFHPTTVSVAAGGEINRQPTSPNPVNTATAPIDYSRHEMRLSLSVRTKLASGLLTPRTARCAIRCGRRTASSRTGRCSTAGCRARFATPTTCRS; the protein is encoded by the coding sequence GTGACCTCACCCATCCGCTTTCATCTTTCCGCTTTTTCCGTGGCCGTGCTGGCCCTGGCGGCGCCCGTGGCGGCCGGCGCGCAAGCTATTACCGCCGCCGACGCCGCCAAGCGCGTGGAAAGCGCCGCCGCCTGGCAGCAGTGCACCACCAAGCCCGATGGCGAGCGCCTGGCCTGCTTCGACGCCTGGGCGCGCGAGCAGCGCGAGCTGCTCAGCGCCATCGAAGACAAGGCGCGCTCGGTGCAGGCCTCGCCCACGGCGCGCAACACCGCGCCCAGCGCGCAAGCCGCCGCCGTGCGATCCGAAGTGGCCGCCGCGCTGGCCACCACCCAGCCCGATGCGGCGCCCGGCACCACGCCGTCCGGCTCGGCCGGCATCATCGGCGTGGGGCTGGAGCAGGGCTGCCGCGACCGCCAGTTCTCTGAAATGTCGCGCTTCTGGGAGCTGGAATCGGGCTCCAGCTGCCCCACCTTCGGCCTGCGCGCCTTTCACCCGACCACCGTGTCGGTCGCGGCGGGCGGCGAAATCAACCGCCAGCCGACCTCGCCCAATCCGGTCAACACGGCCACCGCGCCGATCGACTACAGCCGGCACGAGATGCGCCTGTCGCTGTCGGTGCGCACCAAACTGGCCAGCGGCCTGCTGACCCCAAGGACGGCACGCTGCGCGATTCGCTGTGGGCGGCGTACAGCCAGCAGTCGTACTGGCAGGTGTTCAACAGCGGGCTGTCGCGCCCGTTTCGCAACACCGACCACATGCCGGAGCTGA
- a CDS encoding phospholipase A, translating into MFNSGLSRPFRNTDHMPELIYVYPTTLQLPGGWLWRYTGAGIAHQSNGQSDPLSRSWNRAYLMAGFEKDDRFSVQMRLWKRLPESAEKDNNPDLIRYLGRGDITLGWDIDKKNSLRATYTGFNKRGSGRLEWTRSLGDGLGNSFSGLRLYTSLFHGYGDSLLDYNFKRTVFSIGLSLVDF; encoded by the coding sequence GTGTTCAACAGCGGGCTGTCGCGCCCGTTTCGCAACACCGACCACATGCCGGAGCTGATCTACGTCTACCCCACCACGCTGCAGCTGCCGGGCGGCTGGCTGTGGCGCTACACGGGCGCCGGCATCGCGCACCAGTCGAACGGGCAAAGCGACCCGCTGTCGCGCAGCTGGAACCGCGCCTACCTGATGGCCGGCTTCGAGAAGGACGACCGCTTCAGCGTGCAGATGCGCTTGTGGAAGCGCCTGCCCGAGTCGGCCGAGAAGGACAACAACCCTGACCTGATCCGCTACCTGGGCCGTGGCGACATCACCCTGGGCTGGGACATCGACAAGAAAAACAGCCTGCGCGCCACCTACACCGGCTTCAACAAGCGCGGCTCGGGCCGCCTCGAATGGACGCGCTCGCTGGGCGACGGGCTGGGCAACAGCTTCTCGGGCCTGCGGCTGTACACGTCGCTGTTTCACGGCTACGGCGACAGCCTGCTGGACTACAACTTCAAGCGCACCGTGTTTTCGATCGGGCTGAGCCTGGTTGATTTTTAA
- a CDS encoding PACE efflux transporter, translated as MPAAPPLLFHLQGARRRVLYVSLYEGLAIAIVTLTLLAFTNEGIASSGGLAIGSSAIALAWNLVFNALFERWERRQPVRGRSLARRVAHAIGFEGGLLLWLVPFFAWWLGVSLWQALLMDIGFLLFFLVYTFVFTWAFDRLFGLPAGVE; from the coding sequence ATGCCTGCCGCACCCCCATTGCTGTTCCACCTGCAGGGCGCGCGCCGCCGCGTGCTCTATGTCAGCTTGTACGAAGGGCTGGCGATTGCCATCGTGACGCTGACGCTACTGGCCTTCACCAACGAGGGCATCGCCAGCTCGGGCGGGCTGGCCATCGGCTCGTCGGCCATCGCGCTGGCCTGGAACCTGGTGTTCAACGCCTTGTTCGAGCGCTGGGAGCGCCGCCAGCCCGTGCGCGGGCGCAGCCTGGCCCGGCGCGTGGCGCACGCCATCGGCTTCGAGGGCGGGCTGCTGCTGTGGCTGGTGCCCTTTTTCGCCTGGTGGCTGGGCGTGAGCCTGTGGCAGGCGCTGCTGATGGACATCGGCTTTCTGCTGTTCTTTCTGGTCTATACCTTCGTCTTCACCTGGGCGTTCGACCGCCTGTTCGGTCTGCCCGCCGGCGTGGAGTAA
- a CDS encoding Pls/PosA family non-ribosomal peptide synthetase — protein MGGHSLFAARITSTLRQDARFAQATVADIYQNRKIGLIAEALAAGMVGAEAAAERPFVIHSAWRRWRCGIAQGLAIPFLVLLTMAQWLAPFFAYHFNTGDPADSVGFAVLASVLTFVGAIVLNFAMALLARRVIAGNLKPGSYPLWGLTYYRWWLADRLSESVPAYMINGSPLYAAWLRLLGARVGPEVNLGSVIVRVPHLVRIGEGASIGNAVNLENARVEGGLLHLGTIDIGAQACVGSYVVIEGDTRIGDYGHLEGQSALGSGQQVPPRKVWHGSPARERGDFDVASLPERPPVTPARRVWETAVFVLGAVLISVLFFMPVFPTFLLIDWLDIPEISVRPLVDAGSITDWQAFGLRLVKFFFLALPASLVFIFATVLLSAFIRWALLPKMKAGSWPIHSKRYLAKWLVSQIQESSLAVLHGIYATIYSAAWYRLLGAKVGKETELSTALGVVPDMLTLGDECFIADAVMLGDEHIDGGWMTVQPTVVSRRSFVGNGAYVPDGTTIPENVLIGVMSAVPRNATMQDGDTWLGSPPMHLPAREVVRGFAEHLTFAPSRWRKLGRALVEAFRIAAPHALVIAVGYAIVLDAMPLAEEGRWPLVAMDLAVGGVLFGFATLFFVAAFKWLVVGRYKQRAVPMWTPFVWLSEASTNLYEGIAVPWFLRYLRGTPWLNDAFRLLGARIARGVYLDTTDMTEFDCVHIGEYSELNALCCPQTHLFEDRVMKVDHVRIGSRVTLGPRCTVLYGATVGDGAQLGPLTLVMKGESIPAGTRWHGLPAAPWR, from the coding sequence TTGGGCGGCCATTCGCTGTTTGCCGCGCGCATCACCAGCACGCTGCGGCAAGACGCGCGCTTTGCCCAGGCGACGGTGGCCGACATTTACCAGAACCGCAAGATCGGCCTGATCGCCGAAGCGCTGGCCGCCGGCATGGTGGGCGCCGAAGCCGCCGCCGAGCGGCCCTTCGTCATCCACAGCGCGTGGCGCCGCTGGCGCTGCGGCATCGCGCAGGGGCTGGCGATTCCGTTTTTGGTGCTGCTGACCATGGCGCAGTGGCTGGCGCCCTTCTTCGCCTACCACTTCAACACCGGCGACCCGGCCGACTCGGTGGGGTTTGCGGTGCTGGCCTCGGTGCTCACCTTCGTGGGCGCCATCGTGCTCAACTTCGCCATGGCGCTGCTGGCGCGGCGCGTGATTGCCGGCAACCTGAAACCCGGCAGCTACCCGCTGTGGGGGCTGACGTATTACCGCTGGTGGCTGGCCGACCGCCTGAGCGAGTCGGTGCCGGCGTACATGATCAACGGCTCGCCGCTGTACGCCGCCTGGCTGCGCCTGCTGGGCGCGCGGGTGGGGCCAGAGGTGAACCTGGGCTCGGTCATCGTGCGCGTGCCGCACCTGGTGCGCATCGGCGAAGGCGCCAGCATCGGCAACGCCGTGAACCTGGAGAACGCCCGCGTCGAAGGCGGCCTGCTGCATCTGGGCACCATCGACATCGGCGCGCAGGCCTGCGTCGGCTCTTACGTGGTGATCGAGGGCGACACGCGCATCGGCGACTACGGCCATCTGGAAGGCCAGTCGGCCCTGGGCAGCGGCCAGCAGGTGCCGCCCCGCAAGGTGTGGCACGGCTCGCCGGCGCGCGAGCGCGGCGACTTCGATGTCGCCAGCCTGCCCGAGCGCCCGCCCGTCACGCCCGCGCGCCGGGTGTGGGAAACGGCGGTGTTCGTCCTGGGTGCGGTGCTGATCTCGGTGCTGTTCTTCATGCCGGTGTTTCCCACCTTCCTGCTGATCGACTGGCTGGACATTCCTGAAATCTCGGTGCGGCCGCTGGTGGACGCGGGCAGCATCACCGACTGGCAGGCGTTCGGCCTGCGGCTGGTCAAATTCTTCTTTCTGGCGCTGCCGGCCAGTCTGGTGTTCATCTTTGCCACCGTGTTGCTGTCGGCCTTCATCCGCTGGGCGCTGCTGCCCAAGATGAAGGCGGGCTCGTGGCCGATCCACAGCAAACGGTATCTCGCCAAGTGGCTGGTCAGCCAGATCCAGGAGTCGAGCCTGGCGGTGCTGCACGGCATCTACGCCACCATCTACAGCGCCGCGTGGTATCGGCTGCTGGGTGCCAAGGTGGGCAAGGAGACCGAGCTTTCCACCGCCCTTGGCGTGGTGCCCGACATGCTGACGCTAGGTGACGAATGCTTCATTGCCGACGCCGTGATGCTGGGCGACGAGCACATCGACGGCGGCTGGATGACGGTGCAGCCCACCGTAGTGTCGCGCCGCAGCTTTGTCGGCAACGGCGCCTACGTGCCCGACGGCACGACGATCCCCGAGAACGTGCTGATCGGCGTGATGAGCGCCGTGCCGCGCAACGCCACCATGCAGGACGGCGACACCTGGCTCGGCTCGCCGCCCATGCATCTGCCGGCGCGCGAGGTGGTGCGCGGCTTTGCCGAACACCTGACCTTCGCGCCCTCGCGCTGGCGCAAGCTGGGCCGCGCGCTGGTCGAGGCGTTCCGCATCGCGGCGCCGCATGCGCTGGTGATCGCCGTTGGCTACGCCATCGTGCTGGACGCCATGCCGCTGGCCGAAGAAGGCCGCTGGCCCCTGGTGGCGATGGACCTGGCGGTGGGCGGCGTGCTGTTCGGCTTTGCCACGCTGTTCTTCGTGGCCGCCTTCAAGTGGCTGGTGGTGGGGCGCTACAAACAGCGCGCGGTGCCCATGTGGACGCCCTTCGTCTGGCTGTCGGAAGCGTCGACCAACCTGTACGAAGGCATCGCCGTGCCGTGGTTTCTGCGCTATCTGCGCGGCACGCCGTGGCTGAACGACGCCTTCAGGCTGCTGGGCGCGCGCATCGCGCGCGGCGTGTACCTGGACACCACCGACATGACCGAATTCGACTGCGTGCACATCGGCGAATACAGCGAACTGAACGCGCTGTGCTGCCCGCAGACGCACCTGTTTGAAGACCGCGTGATGAAGGTCGACCACGTACGCATCGGCAGCCGCGTCACGCTGGGGCCGCGCTGCACCGTGCTGTACGGCGCCACGGTGGGCGACGGCGCGCAGCTGGGCCCGCTGACGCTGGTGATGAAAGGCGAGAGCATTCCCGCCGGCACCCGCTGGCACGGTCTGCCGGCGGCGCCGTGGCGGTGA
- a CDS encoding type I restriction-modification system subunit M: MTEANQKQLGNTLWSIADQLRGAMDADDFRDYMLSFLFLRYLSDNYETAAKKELGRDYPAQIDSSVSTPLQLWYESNLNDIPTFEKQMRRKVHYVIQPEHLWNSIANMARTQDAHLLNTLQAGFKYIETESFESAFQGLFSEIDLSSPKLGKTYADRNAKLCAIIQKIAEGLAQFSTDVDALGDAYEYLIGQFAAGSGKKAGEFYTPQQISSILSGIVTLDSQEPKTGPKKRLDTVLDFACGSGSLLLNVRKKVAQADGTIGKIFGQEKNITTYNLARMNMLLHGVKDTEFEIFHGDTLLNEWDMMREQNPAKKPSFDAIVANPPFSYRWEPTDALADDVRFKSHGLAPKSAADFAFLLHGFHYLKDEGVMAIILPHGVLFRGGAEERIRKKLLADGHIDTVIGLPANLFYSTGIPVCILVLKKCKKPDDVLFINAAEHFDKGKRQNQLKPEHIAKIIKTYQFREQEPRYSRRVEMAEIEKNDFNLNISRYISTAVGETEIDLDATHKELLDIERAIAAAKDKHNAYLKELGLKLLP; this comes from the coding sequence ATGACTGAAGCCAATCAAAAGCAACTGGGCAACACGCTGTGGAGCATTGCCGACCAACTGCGCGGGGCGATGGATGCAGACGACTTCCGCGACTACATGCTGTCGTTTCTCTTTCTGCGCTATCTCTCGGACAACTACGAGACGGCGGCCAAGAAGGAGCTGGGACGCGATTACCCAGCGCAGATCGACAGCTCCGTGTCGACGCCCTTGCAGCTGTGGTACGAAAGCAATCTGAACGACATACCTACCTTCGAGAAGCAGATGCGCCGCAAGGTGCACTACGTCATTCAGCCGGAGCATCTGTGGAACAGCATTGCCAACATGGCCCGCACGCAGGACGCGCATTTGTTGAACACGCTGCAAGCGGGCTTCAAGTACATCGAGACGGAATCGTTCGAGAGCGCGTTTCAGGGCCTGTTTTCTGAGATCGACCTGAGTTCGCCCAAGCTGGGCAAGACCTATGCCGACCGCAACGCCAAGCTCTGCGCCATCATTCAGAAAATTGCTGAAGGGCTGGCGCAGTTTTCCACCGACGTGGACGCGCTGGGCGATGCGTATGAGTATTTGATCGGGCAGTTTGCGGCTGGTTCGGGCAAGAAGGCGGGCGAGTTCTACACGCCACAGCAGATTTCAAGCATTCTGTCCGGCATCGTCACGCTGGACAGCCAGGAGCCCAAAACCGGACCCAAAAAGCGGCTGGACACGGTGCTGGACTTTGCCTGCGGCTCGGGCTCGCTGCTGCTGAACGTGCGGAAGAAGGTGGCCCAGGCAGACGGGACGATCGGCAAGATCTTCGGCCAGGAAAAGAACATCACCACCTACAACCTGGCACGCATGAACATGCTGCTGCACGGGGTGAAAGACACCGAGTTCGAAATTTTCCACGGCGACACCCTGCTCAACGAGTGGGACATGATGCGCGAGCAGAACCCGGCCAAAAAGCCGAGCTTTGACGCCATCGTCGCCAACCCGCCCTTCAGTTACCGATGGGAGCCGACGGACGCGCTGGCCGACGATGTGCGCTTCAAGAGCCACGGCCTGGCGCCCAAATCTGCCGCCGACTTTGCCTTTCTGCTGCACGGCTTTCACTACCTCAAGGACGAGGGCGTGATGGCCATCATCCTGCCGCATGGGGTGCTGTTTCGGGGCGGGGCGGAAGAGCGCATCCGCAAGAAGCTGCTGGCGGACGGGCATATCGACACGGTGATCGGTTTGCCTGCCAACCTCTTTTATTCCACCGGTATTCCCGTCTGCATTCTGGTGCTGAAGAAGTGCAAGAAGCCGGACGACGTGCTGTTCATCAACGCGGCCGAGCACTTTGACAAAGGCAAGCGCCAGAACCAGCTCAAGCCCGAGCACATCGCCAAGATCATCAAGACCTACCAGTTCCGCGAGCAAGAGCCGCGCTATTCGCGCCGGGTGGAGATGGCCGAGATCGAGAAGAACGATTTCAACCTGAACATCTCGCGCTACATCAGCACGGCCGTGGGTGAGACCGAGATTGATCTGGACGCCACGCACAAAGAGCTATTGGATATTGAGCGGGCGATTGCGGCAGCCAAGGATAAGCACAACGCTTACTTGAAAGAACTGGGTTTGAAGCTGTTGCCATAG